The Pseudomonas sp. FP2309 genome has a window encoding:
- a CDS encoding microcin C ABC transporter permease YejB → MFAYIVRRLLLIIPTLVIILLVNFVIVQAAPGGPVEQAIAHLQGIGGGGVGGSSGEGISSGSRASRGLDPKLIQDIEKQYGFDKPAPERLWLMLKSYAQLDFGNSFFRGKTVIDLILEKMPVTISLGLWATLITYLVSIPLGIRKAVRHGSSFDVWSSTAIVIGYAMPAFLFAMFLIVVFAGGTSLNWFPVRGLVSENFEELTAVGKIADYFWHLVLPVTSLVIGGFATLTILTKNSFLNEITRQYVVTARAKGLSEQRVLYGHVFRNAMLLVISGIPQAFISVFFAGSLLIEVIFSLDGLGRMSYEAAVSRDYPVVFGSLFIFTLFGLLIKLIGDLCYTLVDPRIDFAARNA, encoded by the coding sequence ATGTTTGCGTATATCGTGCGGCGCCTGCTGCTGATCATCCCGACCCTGGTGATTATCCTGCTGGTGAATTTCGTGATTGTGCAGGCCGCCCCCGGTGGTCCGGTGGAACAGGCCATTGCGCACCTGCAGGGGATTGGCGGCGGTGGTGTCGGCGGTTCATCCGGTGAAGGCATCAGCAGTGGTTCGCGCGCCAGCCGCGGCCTGGACCCCAAGCTGATCCAGGACATCGAGAAACAGTACGGCTTCGACAAGCCCGCGCCGGAACGCCTGTGGCTGATGCTCAAGAGCTATGCCCAACTGGATTTTGGGAACAGCTTCTTTCGCGGCAAGACGGTGATCGACCTGATCCTGGAAAAAATGCCAGTCACCATTTCCCTGGGACTGTGGGCCACGCTGATCACCTATCTGGTGTCTATCCCCCTGGGCATCCGCAAGGCCGTACGCCACGGCAGCAGCTTTGATGTATGGAGCAGCACGGCCATCGTGATCGGCTATGCGATGCCCGCGTTTCTGTTTGCCATGTTCCTGATCGTGGTGTTTGCCGGGGGCACGTCGCTGAACTGGTTTCCGGTGCGTGGTCTGGTCTCGGAAAACTTCGAAGAGCTGACTGCCGTCGGCAAGATTGCCGACTACTTCTGGCACTTGGTGCTGCCGGTAACGTCCCTGGTGATCGGCGGCTTCGCCACACTGACGATTCTCACCAAGAACTCGTTCCTCAATGAAATCACGCGCCAATACGTGGTGACGGCACGGGCCAAAGGCTTGAGCGAGCAACGGGTGCTGTACGGCCACGTGTTCCGCAACGCCATGCTGCTGGTGATTTCGGGGATTCCCCAGGCGTTCATCAGCGTGTTCTTCGCTGGTTCGCTCTTGATCGAAGTGATCTTTTCCCTCGACGGCCTGGGCCGCATGAGTTACGAAGCCGCCGTGTCACGAGACTATCCGGTGGTGTTCGGTTCGTTGTTTATCTTCACGCTGTTCGGCCTCTTGATAAAACTCATCGGTGACCTCTGCTACACCCTGGTGGACCCGCGTATCGACTTCGCCGCGAGGAACGCTTGA
- a CDS encoding aldo/keto reductase → MRTIDLAGVPVPVIGQGTWRMGEDPGRQRAEVAALQLGIDEGMTLIDTAEMYGEGGAETVVGEAIRGRRDQVFLVSKVYPHNASRTGIPRACEASLKRMGTDYVDLYLLHWRGQYPLEETVEAFERLREAGKIGRWGVSNFDVADLQELASPACATNQVLYNIEERGIEFDLLPWWQQHHLPLMAYCPIAQGGELLSSPTLKQIAQRHDATPAQVALAWVLRQEGVIAIPKAVTPEHVRLNAAAAKLVLDEHDLDAIDRVFGAPKRKHPLAMV, encoded by the coding sequence ATGCGTACCATCGATCTTGCGGGCGTTCCCGTGCCTGTCATCGGCCAGGGCACCTGGCGCATGGGTGAAGATCCAGGCCGGCAGCGTGCCGAAGTCGCAGCCCTGCAACTGGGTATCGATGAGGGCATGACCCTGATCGATACCGCCGAAATGTATGGCGAAGGGGGCGCTGAAACGGTGGTGGGTGAAGCCATTCGCGGTAGACGTGACCAGGTGTTCCTGGTGAGCAAGGTCTACCCGCACAATGCCAGTCGCACAGGCATCCCTCGCGCCTGCGAAGCGAGCCTTAAGCGTATGGGCACCGATTATGTCGATCTGTACCTGCTGCATTGGCGTGGTCAATATCCCCTCGAAGAAACGGTTGAAGCGTTTGAGCGCTTACGTGAAGCCGGAAAAATCGGTCGCTGGGGCGTCTCGAATTTTGACGTGGCCGATCTTCAGGAACTCGCATCCCCGGCCTGTGCGACCAATCAGGTGCTCTACAACATTGAAGAGCGCGGTATCGAATTTGATTTGTTGCCTTGGTGGCAGCAACACCATTTACCGTTAATGGCGTATTGCCCGATTGCACAGGGTGGTGAACTGCTGTCCAGCCCGACACTTAAGCAGATCGCCCAGCGGCACGATGCCACCCCCGCCCAGGTTGCCCTGGCTTGGGTCTTGCGCCAGGAAGGTGTGATTGCCATTCCCAAGGCGGTCACGCCGGAGCATGTGCGGCTCAACGCTGCCGCTGCCAAACTGGTGCTTGACGAACATGACCTGGACGCTATTGACCGAGTCTTCGGCGCGCCCAAGCGTAAGCACCCGTTGGCGATGGTGTAA
- a CDS encoding EAL domain-containing protein: MAQTLFKLFFTQRLAALASTESLRAIREGLLWILPCLLVSAGFLILSECARVLGFEPQVVTFLAGLHNQISSVIPLLVAASIGYMLAIQHRLPQLPVAFLCLAHVVVATFILREYPRASATFVLFIAIASPLLNVPAIAWLHRHRWTRLVNEDLVGHNLRGTINMVVPGALTALALVLVLSLLLQVPYVAQLQGPQVINALASPYGSGLFVTLMNSLLWFFGIHGVYAMQPLFDVLDQAVVLNGVASAAGEPIKYVLNSGLLGSFAFIGGSGAALCLLLAILLFSKSQSMRLVAIASLPLSLFNVSEVLLFGLPIILNPRLFIPFLVVPALNGMLALGVVQLGWVSPAVASVPFTSPVLLNAYLSTHGDWAAVALQVSLLGLGTLVYAPYVRALHRQVTEGGTVYLKSLDMTFRGLEEKGRLRELDPVLASHKVMARQANDLSRIQQISDYEFYLEFQPQVSIRTGLCTGCEALMRARDAQGTVHSPWEFLQWLAQAGLMPDVDVWVASQAVRQYQRWQKLGFALPMTINISSASLTDAAYGDRLVEILAQAHGQVSVEITEDALVSDVPATRQTIQKLQAIGAKVYIDDFGTGFSALSYLHQFPVDFIKIDRSFVVAQHDPKGAQVLTGMLRFCEALNLGVVVEGVETAEQLAFLSTGAELFIQGWYFSKALPGDQVEGFVRERAALADAQADS, translated from the coding sequence ATGGCGCAAACGCTGTTCAAACTTTTCTTTACTCAACGCCTGGCGGCGCTGGCCAGTACCGAATCGCTACGCGCGATCCGCGAAGGGCTGTTGTGGATTCTGCCGTGCCTGCTGGTGTCGGCGGGTTTTCTGATCCTCTCCGAATGTGCCCGGGTGCTGGGCTTCGAGCCTCAGGTCGTGACTTTCCTGGCAGGGTTGCACAACCAGATCAGCTCGGTGATCCCGCTGTTGGTGGCGGCTTCCATCGGTTACATGCTGGCGATCCAGCACCGCTTGCCGCAGTTGCCGGTGGCGTTTCTATGCTTGGCCCACGTGGTGGTGGCGACCTTTATTCTGCGTGAATACCCCAGGGCATCAGCCACGTTCGTGCTGTTTATCGCCATCGCTTCACCGTTGCTCAATGTGCCGGCCATTGCCTGGCTGCACCGACACCGTTGGACCCGGTTGGTCAACGAAGACCTGGTGGGCCACAACCTCAGGGGCACTATCAATATGGTGGTGCCGGGAGCCCTCACTGCATTGGCGCTGGTGCTGGTGTTGTCGTTGTTGTTGCAGGTGCCCTATGTGGCGCAGTTGCAGGGCCCTCAGGTCATCAATGCGCTGGCGTCGCCCTACGGCAGCGGCTTGTTTGTGACACTGATGAACTCTCTGTTGTGGTTTTTCGGGATTCACGGCGTCTACGCCATGCAACCGCTGTTCGATGTGCTGGACCAGGCCGTGGTACTCAATGGCGTGGCGTCGGCGGCGGGCGAGCCGATCAAATATGTGTTGAATAGCGGCCTCTTGGGCAGTTTTGCCTTTATTGGTGGCTCGGGCGCCGCGTTATGCCTGTTGCTGGCGATCCTGCTGTTTTCCAAAAGCCAATCCATGCGCCTGGTGGCGATAGCGAGCTTGCCGCTGTCGCTGTTCAATGTCAGCGAGGTGCTGCTGTTCGGCTTGCCGATCATCCTCAACCCGCGTTTGTTTATACCGTTTCTAGTGGTGCCCGCCCTGAACGGGATGCTTGCGCTTGGCGTGGTGCAACTGGGGTGGGTATCTCCGGCGGTGGCCAGTGTGCCATTCACCTCCCCGGTGCTGCTCAATGCGTACCTGAGCACCCATGGCGACTGGGCCGCAGTGGCGCTGCAAGTGTCGCTGCTGGGGCTGGGAACCCTGGTGTATGCGCCTTACGTGCGGGCGCTCCATCGCCAGGTGACGGAGGGGGGCACGGTCTATCTCAAATCCCTGGACATGACCTTTCGTGGCCTGGAAGAAAAAGGCCGGTTGCGCGAGCTCGACCCCGTGCTCGCCTCCCACAAGGTCATGGCACGCCAGGCCAATGACCTGAGCCGGATCCAGCAGATCAGCGATTATGAGTTCTATCTGGAGTTCCAGCCGCAAGTGTCTATCCGCACCGGCTTGTGCACCGGTTGCGAAGCGCTGATGCGTGCCCGCGATGCCCAGGGCACGGTGCATTCGCCGTGGGAGTTCCTGCAGTGGCTGGCGCAGGCGGGGTTGATGCCGGACGTGGATGTGTGGGTGGCGTCCCAGGCCGTGCGTCAGTACCAGCGCTGGCAAAAACTCGGGTTCGCGCTGCCGATGACCATCAACATTTCCAGTGCCAGCCTAACCGACGCTGCCTATGGCGATCGCCTGGTGGAGATCCTGGCCCAGGCCCATGGGCAGGTGTCGGTGGAAATTACCGAAGACGCGCTGGTGAGTGATGTCCCGGCCACGCGCCAGACCATCCAGAAGTTGCAGGCCATCGGTGCCAAGGTCTACATCGATGACTTCGGCACCGGCTTCTCGGCCTTGAGTTACCTGCACCAGTTCCCTGTGGACTTCATCAAGATCGACCGCAGTTTTGTGGTGGCCCAACACGATCCCAAGGGCGCCCAGGTCCTGACCGGCATGCTGCGCTTTTGCGAGGCGCTGAACCTTGGGGTGGTGGTCGAAGGGGTAGAGACCGCCGAGCAGTTGGCCTTTTTGAGTACCGGCGCCGAGTTGTTTATCCAGGGCTGGTATTTCAGCAAGGCGCTGCCGGGCGATCAGGTCGAAGGCTTTGTGCGCGAGCGCGCGGCCTTGGCCGACGCTCAGGCCGACTCATAG
- a CDS encoding peptidylprolyl isomerase, with protein MAKATARHILVSTEDKCNELKAQIEGGADFAEIAKANSSCPSSRQGGDLGSFGPGQMVKEFDTVVFSAPVNTVQGPVKTQFGYHLLEVTSRQD; from the coding sequence ATGGCCAAAGCCACCGCCCGTCACATCCTCGTTTCCACTGAAGACAAGTGCAACGAACTCAAGGCCCAAATCGAAGGCGGCGCTGATTTCGCAGAAATCGCCAAAGCCAACTCCAGCTGCCCATCCAGCCGTCAAGGCGGCGACCTGGGTTCGTTCGGTCCAGGGCAGATGGTTAAAGAATTCGACACCGTGGTATTCAGCGCGCCAGTCAACACCGTGCAAGGCCCGGTCAAGACTCAGTTCGGCTACCACCTGCTGGAAGTCACCAGCCGTCAGGACTGA
- a CDS encoding ABC transporter permease, which translates to MINLSPVARRRFERFKKNRRGWWSLWLFIGLFILTLGGELIANDKPLVLSYKNELYFPVFKRYTEQQFGGQLPFQADYRSDYVQKLIKKEGGWMLFPPIPFSDDTPNYELTRPAPSPPSAVNWLGTDDQSRDVLARVIFGARVSILFALALTAISAAIGIAAGALQGYYGGWVDLIGQRVLEVWSGLPVLYLLIILSGFVEPNFWWLLGIMALFSWLALVDVVRAEFLRGRNLEYVKAARALGLSDGKIIRRHILPNAMTATLSYLPFILTGAISTLSALDFLGFGMPAGSASLGELIAQGKQNLQAPWLGLTAFFTLALILSLLVFIGEALRDAFDPRS; encoded by the coding sequence ATGATCAACTTGTCTCCCGTTGCCCGTCGGCGTTTCGAACGGTTCAAGAAGAATCGCCGTGGCTGGTGGTCGCTGTGGCTGTTTATCGGCCTGTTTATCCTGACCCTCGGCGGCGAACTGATTGCCAACGACAAACCCCTGGTGCTGAGCTACAAAAATGAGCTGTATTTCCCGGTGTTCAAGCGCTACACCGAGCAGCAGTTCGGAGGCCAACTGCCGTTCCAGGCCGACTACCGCAGCGATTACGTGCAAAAGCTGATCAAGAAGGAAGGCGGCTGGATGCTGTTCCCGCCCATCCCGTTCAGCGATGACACGCCCAACTACGAACTGACCCGACCTGCCCCCAGCCCCCCGTCTGCGGTGAACTGGCTGGGCACTGATGATCAATCCCGCGATGTGCTGGCGCGGGTGATCTTCGGTGCCCGGGTGTCGATCCTGTTTGCCCTGGCGCTCACCGCCATCAGCGCGGCTATCGGCATCGCCGCCGGGGCCTTGCAGGGTTACTACGGCGGCTGGGTGGACTTGATCGGGCAACGAGTGCTTGAGGTGTGGTCCGGCTTGCCGGTGTTGTACCTGTTGATCATTTTGTCGGGTTTTGTCGAGCCGAATTTCTGGTGGTTGCTGGGCATCATGGCGTTGTTTTCCTGGTTGGCCCTGGTGGACGTGGTGCGCGCCGAGTTCCTGCGCGGGCGCAACCTGGAGTACGTCAAGGCCGCTCGCGCCTTGGGCCTGAGCGACGGCAAGATCATTCGCCGGCATATCCTGCCCAATGCGATGACCGCGACGTTGAGCTATCTGCCGTTTATCTTGACCGGGGCAATTTCCACCTTGAGCGCCCTGGACTTTCTTGGCTTCGGCATGCCCGCCGGCAGCGCCTCGCTGGGTGAGCTGATTGCCCAGGGCAAGCAAAACCTGCAAGCACCGTGGCTGGGCCTGACGGCGTTTTTTACCTTGGCGCTGATCCTGTCGCTGCTGGTCTTTATCGGCGAGGCGTTGCGTGACGCCTTCGACCCACGTTCATGA
- a CDS encoding DUF1543 domain-containing protein gives MLFVVMLGGKHPRARIEVHDVVFAAGDSLQSTYPQLRDAWFGSPKGVHIDSWMAVDGVDGWKVELSHLAPQADAHHLYFLNLGGYEADSFGEAHHYLLVVARNKQEATRKGKQQMLRHWSQAHTDGVLDVDDCLPVDLVDGRYLHLVQGPHRPIVQRNDYIVLP, from the coding sequence ATGCTGTTTGTCGTAATGCTCGGGGGCAAGCACCCACGGGCCAGGATCGAGGTGCATGATGTGGTGTTTGCCGCAGGAGATTCACTGCAATCCACCTACCCGCAATTGCGCGACGCCTGGTTTGGCAGCCCCAAGGGCGTGCATATCGATTCCTGGATGGCGGTTGATGGCGTCGACGGTTGGAAGGTCGAACTCAGCCACTTGGCGCCCCAGGCGGACGCGCATCACCTGTACTTCCTTAATCTCGGTGGCTATGAAGCCGACAGCTTCGGCGAGGCTCACCACTACCTGCTGGTGGTCGCCCGCAACAAACAGGAAGCCACCCGCAAAGGCAAACAACAGATGCTGCGCCATTGGTCCCAGGCCCATACCGACGGGGTGCTGGACGTGGACGACTGCCTGCCTGTCGATCTGGTTGATGGGCGCTACCTGCACCTGGTTCAGGGCCCGCACCGCCCCATCGTCCAGCGGAACGACTATATTGTGCTGCCCTGA
- a CDS encoding extracellular solute-binding protein, with protein MRLAFSTLLSSTLALLLASAAVSAAPQPYLTVYGEAAKYPAGFSHFDYANPNAPKGGSLKRSAIEIGRFDHVLPYIDKGIGVSQVDGWLYAPLAQRSLDEPYTVYGLVAEKMERAEDGLSLRFYLNPKARFADGKPITAEDVRYSFDLLMTQGSLRFRTLFADVKQVEVEGERQVRFDFSSNENRTLPLDLATLPVFPEHWWKTRDFANGGGYEAPLGSGPYKVSKIDGGNTITFTRDPNWWGKDLPVSRGLYNFDHLSLEYFGDTEVARQVLRGGAYDFNREFSATGYSIGYNGPALDDGRLQRAHLAKEMPQPAQGYVFNVQKPMFKDRRVRQALAMLWDFEWANRQMMRNMYIRQQSFFSNSPLAASQPPTKEELAILEPLRGQVPEEVFSQVFKAPVTDGSGMIRDKQLQALALLEAAGWKPDGDKLVNAEGEPLEFTFLNAQAGLERLLLPYKRNLAQIGITLNIRRIDSSQYVNRLMTRDYDMIVTGFPVTTSPGMELYNYFGSSAAFDPGANNYMVLKDPAVDSLIKGLVKADTQQKMLTYAHALDRVLQWNYLWIPNYYPPGTSAAWWNRFGRPAVEAKNDEALETWWEISPVPLTNEQMSAELKKRAGAR; from the coding sequence ATGCGATTGGCCTTCTCGACCCTATTGAGCTCCACCCTTGCCCTGCTGCTGGCCAGTGCCGCCGTGAGCGCGGCGCCACAACCGTACCTCACGGTGTACGGCGAAGCGGCCAAGTACCCTGCCGGTTTCAGCCATTTCGACTATGCCAACCCCAATGCCCCCAAGGGCGGCAGCTTAAAGCGTTCGGCTATCGAGATCGGACGCTTTGACCATGTACTGCCTTATATCGACAAAGGCATCGGCGTGTCCCAGGTCGACGGTTGGCTCTATGCGCCCCTGGCCCAGCGCTCCCTGGATGAACCCTATACCGTCTATGGCCTGGTGGCGGAAAAAATGGAGCGCGCCGAGGACGGCCTGTCACTGCGTTTTTACCTGAACCCCAAGGCACGCTTTGCCGACGGCAAGCCCATCACCGCCGAGGACGTACGCTACAGCTTCGACTTGTTGATGACCCAAGGCAGCCTGCGCTTTCGCACGCTGTTCGCCGACGTGAAACAGGTTGAAGTGGAAGGCGAGCGCCAAGTGCGCTTTGACTTTTCCAGCAACGAAAATCGGACCCTGCCCCTGGATCTTGCCACCCTGCCGGTGTTCCCCGAACACTGGTGGAAAACTCGCGACTTCGCCAATGGCGGCGGCTATGAAGCGCCGCTGGGCAGCGGCCCGTATAAAGTCAGCAAGATCGACGGCGGCAATACCATCACTTTTACCCGCGACCCGAACTGGTGGGGCAAAGACCTGCCCGTGAGTCGCGGCCTGTACAACTTCGATCACCTGAGCCTGGAGTACTTCGGCGACACCGAAGTGGCCCGCCAGGTGCTGCGCGGCGGCGCCTATGATTTCAATCGCGAATTCTCCGCCACCGGCTACTCCATCGGCTACAACGGTCCGGCCCTGGACGACGGCCGTCTGCAACGCGCCCATTTGGCCAAAGAGATGCCGCAACCGGCGCAAGGTTACGTGTTCAACGTGCAAAAGCCGATGTTCAAAGACCGCCGCGTGCGCCAGGCCCTGGCGATGCTGTGGGACTTCGAATGGGCCAACCGGCAGATGATGCGCAATATGTACATCCGCCAGCAGAGCTTCTTTTCCAATAGCCCGCTGGCCGCCAGCCAACCCCCGACAAAGGAGGAACTGGCAATTCTGGAACCCTTGCGCGGGCAAGTGCCTGAGGAGGTGTTCAGCCAGGTATTCAAGGCGCCGGTCACCGATGGCAGCGGCATGATCCGCGATAAACAGCTGCAAGCCCTGGCCCTGCTGGAAGCAGCAGGCTGGAAACCCGACGGCGACAAGCTGGTCAACGCCGAAGGCGAGCCGCTGGAGTTTACGTTTCTCAACGCCCAGGCGGGCCTGGAACGTCTGTTGCTGCCCTACAAGCGCAACCTGGCGCAGATCGGCATCACCTTGAATATCCGCCGTATCGACTCATCCCAGTACGTCAACCGTTTGATGACACGGGATTACGACATGATCGTCACCGGCTTTCCGGTGACCACGTCGCCGGGCATGGAGCTGTACAACTATTTCGGCTCGAGCGCGGCCTTCGATCCGGGCGCCAATAACTACATGGTGCTCAAGGATCCCGCCGTCGACAGCCTGATCAAGGGGTTGGTCAAAGCCGACACCCAGCAAAAAATGCTCACCTACGCCCATGCTCTGGACCGGGTGCTGCAATGGAACTACCTGTGGATCCCCAACTACTACCCGCCCGGCACCTCCGCCGCGTGGTGGAACCGTTTCGGCCGCCCGGCCGTCGAGGCCAAGAACGACGAGGCCCTGGAAACCTGGTGGGAAATCAGCCCTGTACCACTGACCAATGAGCAGATGAGCGCCGAACTGAAAAAACGCGCAGGAGCCCGCTGA
- a CDS encoding metal-dependent hydrolase, translating to MLPIRRDLRFALPAERIKNWHEQGPFITHFFNALSLLFPQGELFFMDSVRHYRQRIDDPELKKQIQGFIGQEAMHSREHVAYNDLMQAAGLPAHTLDRRLKFILDLQKKHCPPAFNLAITIALEHYTAMLAEILLSDPSRFGNSLKGYQQMWYWHALEETEHKAVAFDVWNTVIKPGPMRYLLRTGTMLTTTVFFWLVVLDFHLRLLVADRKSGGHLKGFWRMLKFLYGPRGVFPRMLVPWLHYFKPGFHPWDHDNRARLAGIDGLVEEIEQTRRGYESA from the coding sequence ATGTTGCCCATTCGCCGCGACCTGCGTTTTGCCTTGCCTGCCGAGCGCATCAAGAACTGGCATGAACAAGGCCCGTTCATCACGCATTTTTTCAACGCCTTGTCCCTGTTATTTCCCCAGGGCGAGCTGTTTTTCATGGACAGCGTGCGCCACTACCGTCAGCGCATCGATGACCCGGAGCTGAAAAAACAAATCCAGGGTTTTATCGGCCAGGAGGCCATGCACAGCCGCGAACACGTGGCCTACAACGACCTGATGCAAGCCGCCGGCCTGCCGGCACACACCCTGGACCGTCGGTTGAAATTCATCCTCGACCTGCAGAAAAAACACTGCCCACCCGCCTTCAACCTGGCGATCACTATTGCCCTTGAGCACTACACCGCGATGCTGGCCGAAATCCTGCTCAGCGACCCGTCGCGCTTCGGTAACTCCCTCAAGGGCTACCAACAGATGTGGTACTGGCACGCCTTGGAAGAAACCGAACACAAGGCCGTCGCGTTCGATGTGTGGAACACGGTGATCAAGCCAGGGCCCATGCGCTACCTGCTGCGCACCGGCACCATGCTCACCACCACGGTGTTTTTCTGGTTGGTGGTGCTGGACTTCCACCTGCGCCTGCTCGTTGCCGACCGCAAGAGCGGCGGGCACCTTAAAGGGTTCTGGCGCATGTTGAAGTTTCTCTACGGCCCCAGGGGCGTTTTCCCACGGATGCTGGTGCCGTGGCTGCACTACTTCAAACCGGGCTTTCACCCCTGGGACCACGACAACCGTGCGCGCCTGGCCGGCATCGATGGCCTGGTCGAGGAGATCGAACAGACCCGGCGCGGCTATGAGTCGGCCTGA
- a CDS encoding SDR family oxidoreductase — protein MKSFNGRVAAITGAASGMGRALALALAREGCHLALADKNAQGLDETLTLIRASTLSRVTITTQLLDVSERQAMEDWAARCVAEHGRVNLVFNNAGVALSSTVEGVDYADLEWIIGINFWGVVHGTKAFLPYLKASGDGHVINTSSVFGLFAQPGMSGYNASKFAVRGFTEALRQELDLQRCGVSATCVHPGGIRTDICRSSRIDPNMTGFLIHSEQQARADFEKLFITDADQAAKVILQGVRHNKRRVLIGRDAYFLDLLARCLPAAYQALVVLASKRMAPKQPRPVFETNDEPRL, from the coding sequence ATGAAGTCATTCAACGGCCGCGTCGCGGCCATCACCGGCGCGGCGTCCGGCATGGGGCGCGCCTTGGCGCTGGCGTTGGCGCGGGAAGGTTGCCATCTGGCGCTGGCGGATAAAAACGCCCAGGGCCTGGACGAAACCCTGACGTTGATCAGGGCCTCCACGCTGTCTCGCGTGACCATCACCACCCAATTACTGGATGTGTCCGAGCGCCAGGCCATGGAGGATTGGGCCGCGCGCTGCGTCGCCGAGCATGGCCGGGTCAACCTGGTGTTCAACAACGCCGGGGTGGCGCTGTCCAGCACGGTGGAAGGCGTGGACTACGCCGACCTGGAATGGATCATCGGCATCAACTTCTGGGGCGTGGTGCATGGTACCAAGGCATTTTTGCCGTACCTGAAGGCCAGCGGCGACGGCCACGTGATCAACACCTCCAGCGTGTTCGGCCTGTTCGCCCAACCGGGCATGAGCGGCTACAACGCGTCCAAGTTCGCCGTGCGCGGCTTTACCGAAGCCCTGCGCCAGGAACTCGACCTGCAACGTTGCGGCGTGTCGGCCACCTGCGTACACCCCGGCGGGATCCGGACCGACATCTGCCGCAGCAGCCGCATCGACCCGAACATGACCGGCTTTCTGATCCACAGCGAGCAACAAGCCCGCGCCGACTTCGAAAAACTCTTTATCACCGACGCCGATCAGGCCGCCAAGGTCATCCTGCAAGGCGTGCGTCACAACAAGCGCCGCGTGCTGATCGGCCGCGACGCCTACTTCCTCGACCTGCTCGCGCGTTGTTTGCCGGCCGCCTATCAAGCGTTGGTGGTATTGGCCAGCAAACGCATGGCACCCAAACAACCCCGGCCGGTGTTTGAAACCAACGACGAACCCCGTCTCTGA
- a CDS encoding DUF6388 family protein, with product MSPPGDNHQLALDRFLNEHPEVAAELDTLNPLAAQAKGETLAQYRAERLHEAFEAEAQRLGLFAWELTLKLTADSPEAFEHQRLEVHREVAQMAGLSWSEYCQLHELPD from the coding sequence TTGTCACCCCCTGGCGATAACCACCAGCTCGCGCTTGACCGTTTCTTGAACGAACACCCCGAGGTGGCCGCAGAACTGGATACCCTCAACCCACTGGCCGCCCAGGCCAAGGGCGAAACCCTGGCACAGTACCGCGCCGAACGCCTGCATGAAGCATTCGAAGCCGAGGCGCAGCGCCTGGGGTTATTCGCCTGGGAGCTGACCCTCAAGCTGACGGCTGACTCCCCGGAAGCCTTCGAGCATCAGCGTTTGGAAGTGCACAGAGAAGTGGCCCAAATGGCCGGCCTGAGCTGGTCCGAGTACTGCCAACTGCATGAGCTGCCCGATTAA